The sequence below is a genomic window from Scophthalmus maximus strain ysfricsl-2021 chromosome 19, ASM2237912v1, whole genome shotgun sequence.
ATGGTGACCCCCTTGGTTTCTGTTATGTTGCTTTCATACATTCCTCCCCTCCCCGGAGTTGATCTATGCTTATGGCTTTTCTGTGCCTTACAGCAATATTCTATTATGTCCCTCCAAAGGTTCATTCAAAACAGAGGGACTTTGGTTGTTAGGCACAATGACCGCCTTTTATGATGGTGCACAGTTTGGGTGACCATGAGCAAGAACTCCTGCATCCGTCAAAAGCGTAGACCGTATGGACAGCAAACAATAATCTCATCGTACAGGAAGTGCGTGAAGGTGAGCTCTGGCTCATTCCCTGACCTGAGCATAGGTCGCTGAGTTGGTGGAGCAGGAGACTCTCCCTCTAGCTGCCTCGGCAATCTCCACACAGCCTCTTTGTAGATGACCCTGGCACTGACTCCAATCCACAGCAGGGTCGACAGCGACGAGTAGTGCAGGGCAATGCCCACCTGTCGTTTATTACAGTTTGATCAGAAATCAAGCTCGTTGTACATGCCATTATTATAAATGAGGGGTCTGTGTAAATTCGGGACTTACCGCTTGACAAACCACTGGGTAGCTGGTCAAGCGTATGCCTCCTGCATAGATGGCTGTTGTCATGGCGATGTGGAAGCAGGTATTCAGTAATGTGTGCCAGCTTTTTCTTGATATGTGAATAGTGCTGTAGGGGCACAGATTAAAATAAAGAGATAAAGCAAATAACAAATGGCAGCGAGATTTTCCGAAATGCTCATACATTGCAGTACCTGTGATGTAgtatgtgtgtgatgatgatggtgaagaggcagaggaggagcacTGCAGTGCAGGCATAGACCACAGGGTGGAGCACGATGACAGAGATGGGTGTGGAATTCGGGAAGTCAGGCACCTCCTAGAGAACAAAATCACATGCAGGTCAAACAAAAGACTCATTCATTTGTGATAACTGGCTGGATGATTAATGAAAAACTTGAGTCTGTTCTACCTGCAGCACCGCGTAGTTGCTAAGCACAGAGCAGCGCATCGTGGAGGTGCTGCTGTCACTGTGGACCAGCTGACAGCCCTCCTGGCTCCAGGCTCCCTGCTTCTCCAGTCCCTTCAGACTCCACTGGGCTGCCACAGCATCAGTACCAAGGGACAAGTGGCGCAGTGACACCCAGATAGGCTCAGAGTGGTTCCACATGCTGCAACCATCTGTCGCAGAAAAATTTGTATGTCACCAATACAAAACTGTACAGATGACTTAGtgcatttaaatgaataatcaGCCATGGATACCCTAATATTGCTCGGTAAATCCATTTGTGATACCTGGTACATTCTACCTTCTCTCACTCGGACTCTAATCCTTTTATATTGCTTTATGGGTTTCTACAATTTCCAAAATCACTCTCAACATCCCCCAGAGACATGGATTCAAAGTGCTCTTTATATGTAGGTGGAAAGAGCTAAATTAACAGCATACTCAAGTCTTCAGCGTcaaggtcaaggaaaagtgAGTGCACAAAGAATTTAGGTGAAGTAGCTAAGATAAATTAAATCCCCTCAACTTTTTACAATGTGAGTTTTATACTTATTGTTGTGAGTACCAGtagaaaatctgtaaaaaaatataccaCTTTTGGATAGAAAAAGTTTCTCCTCGCTTCTTCTACAATAGATTTTTCCTGGATTAAAAGTGTTGAAAATCAAAACTAAATGGTTGGTATTTGCTGTACCCCACGGATTGTGGTGAGGACCAGAAATATATTTCTAATATTTGGTATTTTAGGCTCGGAAGTCTCCTTACCTAGGCCTACAAAGACGACAGGCGTGTTGACACTCCGTCTGCGGGAGTGTTCCCCAGTGTTGCTTGAGTTCCCAGATAGGGGAAAAAAGCTGCCAGTTCGGAAGGCCACAAACTGCAGCTTACAGTCTGCCGTGGCATCAGGAGGAAGTAAAGTAGCTGGGAGGGTCACAGACGCCAGGGCTATTGAATTCTGGAGAAGAAAACACCATGTATCTTAAGTCGAAATCCACCATTAAACCTTGGTAACGGTGACTGCAGATACAACAGGGTAAGACAGGCACCGTGTATCGTAACAAAAGCAAcaaggagcgggggggggggggggggggggggggggggtgctcatGCCTCACCTTCAGGAGAAAATTGTTGAGGGAGGTGTTATGGGAGCCAGTGCTGCAGCGAAAACGAAGCTGTTGTTCATGGCCAGACTCTGCCATTTCCATTCCCAGGCTGCCTGCTGAGACCTCACGTCGCTGATACGCAGTGCATGTTATGCCAGTGAAGTGGGCAGGACGGATGAGGTGAGCCTCCATCACAATGTTCCTAGACACCTGTACATATCAAAGTCAAACGTAAATGCCAAGTTCTATTTACATATACGatcatttgttcatttcagACATCCAGATAAGGTGTCTGAAATCTAATGGAGTGATAGAATGGATAGAATTTACATTTTGcttgcatttttttgtacagttcATTGTTTACTTGCGCTACACAGACAAAATCATTGTGACAAAAAGAACATACAAAACTCACAGTTACACTTAAAACTCCCAAATGTCATAAATTGCACACACCATGCTGTACATGCATTTCCATGTTGCACAAGTTCTGCTTTTTGTAGATAAACATCAGAGTTGATTGTGGTTACCATGGAGAAGTCCTGAGCGTGACTGTGTAGCTGAGGCCAAGCCAGTGTTTCCAGAGAGTAGACTATGGAGCTGCaggctctcttctctctctgggcaAGAGCCAGGATCTGGTCATCCACCTGCATCAGGTTACTGCCCATCTCAACCAGCACCTCTGACAActagcacaaacacacacacacacacacacacacacacacacacacacacacacacacacacacacacacacacacacacacatagagattTCACAGTAAAGGGACATCAGAACttaaaacatgacacacacacacacacacacacacacacacacacatatctttaCGCAGCCAATGTAGATATGCGATTAAATCCTACTCACCTCGCGCAGATGTCTGACGTATTCCATGAACTTCTCCATCATTTGTGCCACATACAACACATCTACTGAGTCGGAGAAGCCTGCAGCCTCCAGGGTGTATGTGCGAACCTGATGCGCCACGGTGACGGCATTGGATGCATTGATGGGCCTCTGTGAAGCAAGCGTAAGCACATGAAAGTGCAACTGAAGTCATGAAACTAAATTTACATTGTGTTCGGCACACGTGAAACAAGGACTGTGGTGAACCTCGCGCTGACGGCAGTACTGACCAAAATGAAGGTGTGCAGGACACGGGTGATGCCATTGGTGTAGTGACAGTTTGAGTAGTCGCCATCCTCCCACTTTCCAGAACGATCACAGTAACGAGAGGCCTTTTTCTGCTCCATACCCCCCTCCACAGTTAGGGAAGGGTAACGCAGCTGCAGGCAGTATTGATGGGAGGTGATGCCGGCCAGCGTTCTTGGCCACCTGGGGATTGAAACCAAAGAGTAATGAGTGCACTGAATCCTTTAGGTATGTGATGATAAATAGTGCAGCCGTAACTAACCTGAACTCCCCGCGGTTGTTGACAACCTTATCCTCTGGACAGAAGGAGGCACTGTTCTCCAGCACCACTATTTCAACACTGCGAGATGTATTGCCCCGCCCAGTAGACACCACACACTCCCACTCTCCACTGGCCTCCACATGTACGTTGAATAGAATTAGCTCACTAGATAAAGATGATAAAGACAGCTCATTATAAAACATTACCACCTTAAAGGTGTGTTTTAACTAGTAAAACTATTTATTCACTCATTCATCCTTTGTTTGAATTTTGGCTGAAAGACAGCATCATTCGGGGACACAAGGGGAAAACAGAGCATGCATGGGGACCGTTTAGCTCTAGTCAACACACCTGGTGATGAAGGTGCAGTCATGCAGCACACTATTCTCCAGCTGGACACCCATCtctgggtcagaggtcaccagcTGACCGTTTTGACGCCAGTGCAAGGTGGTGATCTTGTCCACCAAGGCAGCAGTGCAGTGGAAGGGCAGCCGGTCACCTTTGAAGACCACCTGACGCTGGGACGGCAGCAACGACAGGGTGTGCAGCTCCAGAGGACCGTCTGAGCACCACGGCGGGAAAAGTCACAGATTTGACCGTTACACATCGCACTTAAGTATTTCTGCTGCGCTCTCATTACCAGACTTCGgctaaatgtttccacagaagTTATTAGGAGTCTGCTGTGCAACGGCAGATTGGATGCAGACTGCAGCAATTCATGAATGCAGCCCACAGGATTAGTTGTCAACACGGCTCACAGACGCTTTTAGAAATATGTCCCTGCTGATCTACTGGGATAGATCTCCTTTCAAGCCTTTTCGTCTACTAGTTCTTGAAATTACTGAGATGATCTTGAGTGCTGCTATTACTGTACTGTCATTGTCATTCACACGCTAATACTTCACGAAACAATGCAGTGAACCGCCTCATTCATGTGCCTCATTCATATGCCTCATTCCAGCCAGGCTCTCACCACAGCTCAGCTGGCTTTCCCGAAGTCCACGCAGTGGCTTTCCGCGCAGGCTCCTGGGGTAGGCACACAGGGTTTCGTCCCCCAACCTGGCTGAACTGCTGCGAAAGAAGCCTGGGACCCAACGCAACCCACAGTCACATGACAGATGGTCTGAGTTGAAGTTTCTGCAGAGAGAAGTCAGATACAGTCTTATCTAGTTGCTTCTTATCGGATGTTTTGTTCATATCAgacatttatatgaaaaatgaaaaactttcaGGCATGGTGCATATGTGTTAAATGACACCCCAAGTGAAAATTACCGCCACCCCGACAATATATGACGTATATATCAcagattttatattttgacTGAATTAATTTACCATCATATGCAAGGACTGgctgtatattatatataaaataaccaaaagaatgttcagatttaaaatgtttattgtcAAGCTCATCTACTGATTTATAATAGCCTACATGTCTTGCCTATTACAGGCTTGAAGGGATTTAACACAGTTAGCGAACCCTaggcaaaataaatattaactggattaaattttatatttatctagaatatttgtttttctattcaaaAATGCTGCGAGTGTGAATTTTTAGACGGCGTCAAACTCACACTAGCTTGAGCGACGGCAGCTCCTGAAACACTCCTGGATCCATGGTTGATATGATGTTGCCAGAGAGGTTCCTGGCAGAACACAGATTAGATGAGGGCCAGTTAACTCAACAGCTTCCCCATAACATAGAGAGTCCATTATCTTCCTGAAATCAACTCATCTGTCTCTTACAGTTTGGTGAGATTGGTCAGTCCCTGGAACATGTCGGCAGTCAGGCAGCCAATGCGGTTGTTGGATAGGTCGCTAAAAGTGTGAGAGGACAAAGGAATGTGTTGGTTATTTTCAAATGAGGAGGACCTGTCTCAGCCACTCAGCCACATAGATTGTGATATCTTCACTCTTTCACTGCCCATGTAAAACTGAGTAGGACCTCACTCCTGGTCTTGTTTATAGTGAAATGATTATGATTAAGGATTTTCTTTGGTTCCAGTACCTTTATAAGAGCAGCCTGCTCTTTTATTAGGAAGTTAACGTAAGTTAGAAAAGCAAGCCAGCAGTCCCCACCACTTTCCCTTATCTCATCTCTATGGGACCCCAGGAAAAGTTTATCACCTTGGGGTAAAAGCAGGGCCCCTGTTCTGCCGTCCACCCCTGAGTGTGATGTATAGCCACAGTCAGAGAGGGATCTGCTCTGTTGCCCCTCTGACACTACCCAGCAGAGAGCTGTCCAGAGCATGTGTTTATCTCCCCCTGTTTGTTTTGAGAAACCCCAGACTTTGCAGGGAAAACACAAGTagtgggaggagggaagggaagtcACGCGGTGCAGCACAGACAACCAGCTCCGACCCAGAGCCACAACCAGACCTCGGCGTCcgaaaaacacagagagcgaGTCGGCGAGCGGGCTGCGAACAGTCGCCCTGTCACatccagtgaaaaaaaaaaaatcagcaggaAAGCTTAAGTGAAGGAGGCCTTTATGGTCACACTAACAACAGGAGGCCCAATATAACATGTGACATCTGTCATGAGCTGCAAAAACCGTGTACATTTCTCTCTTCTAACTACTGTATATTTAGTGAAGAGACTCATCATCTGCATAAATAGCAAACAACTGATTTCAGAAATTTCCAGGCCTGTGTGTATGACCTCCGTTAGTATGTATGCTTCTCCAAAACCAAGTGGAATGTGAGTCATGTTAATGTCTACTTACAGTTTCCGAAGCTCGGACAGGCCCTGGAAGGCTCCAGGCATGATGGTGCTGATCAAGTTGTGCTTTAGGtccctggagagagagagagagagacagagagagagagagaatgccgGTCAATGAGAGAATGCATGCAGGGTTGAAGTAGACACGTCGTCAAGGAATAGTTCTACATGTTGAGGAACAGGCTTATTTGCTCGCTGGTCAAGAGATAGATGAGAATATTGATACTATTCTCATGTCTGTTATACATTTCCCTCTGCTTCATTCAGCTAAACTAAGCAAGCTGGCTGCTGGCTATTGCTTCATACTTAATGGACATACATAAGGGCGGAATGAATCTTGTGACTCGTGCAATCGGCCCTGACTTCCCACTGCTTGGTTCACTTTCAACTATAAACTTGGCCAATGCAAACCGTAAATACCAATAATACCCTTTGAAGATCTAATTCCATTCATTCTATCTGCTGCAaatctctccccctcctgtccaAGTTTTAAACCATTTGGCCAGATAACCCCCTCTCCATCAGCTAACCCGAGAACGATTGTGAATccaaaaagtttgttttattgGCCAGCTGGGAATAGTGAGGTCAAAGCAGGTCAGGAGACGGATTGGCTATAGGCAGGACATGgtcagtgtgcatgtgctgGAATGTCGTGTTTCTACGACATGAAAAATGCCTGCTCCCATTGGACCAGTGGCAGGAGAGGATTTTGTTTCAGGAGTGCACTAGCGTCCGTGCAGCGGCTGCATTTTCGTCTAATTTCACTCCT
It includes:
- the adgra2 gene encoding adhesion G protein-coupled receptor A2, producing MTGGGGAAEVRSSRRTMCAPGAGIPLLPGRLVLMLLLLSASEPRVSQACPGLLASTGGCSCTDERSKAPDVQALGRVRVSCSKEELPEPPDPSLLPNRTVTLILSHNKIRVLRNGSFFGLYALEKLDLKHNLISTIMPGAFQGLSELRKLDLSNNRIGCLTADMFQGLTNLTKLNLSGNIISTMDPGVFQELPSLKLVNFNSDHLSCDCGLRWVPGFFRSSSARLGDETLCAYPRSLRGKPLRGLRESQLSCDGPLELHTLSLLPSQRQVVFKGDRLPFHCTAALVDKITTLHWRQNGQLVTSDPEMGVQLENSVLHDCTFITSELILFNVHVEASGEWECVVSTGRGNTSRSVEIVVLENSASFCPEDKVVNNRGEFRWPRTLAGITSHQYCLQLRYPSLTVEGGMEQKKASRYCDRSGKWEDGDYSNCHYTNGITRVLHTFILRPINASNAVTVAHQVRTYTLEAAGFSDSVDVLYVAQMMEKFMEYVRHLRELSEVLVEMGSNLMQVDDQILALAQREKRACSSIVYSLETLAWPQLHSHAQDFSMVSRNIVMEAHLIRPAHFTGITCTAYQRREVSAGSLGMEMAESGHEQQLRFRCSTGSHNTSLNNFLLKNSIALASVTLPATLLPPDATADCKLQFVAFRTGSFFPLSGNSSNTGEHSRRRSVNTPVVFVGLDGCSMWNHSEPIWVSLRHLSLGTDAVAAQWSLKGLEKQGAWSQEGCQLVHSDSSTSTMRCSVLSNYAVLQEVPDFPNSTPISVIVLHPVVYACTAVLLLCLFTIIITHILHHSTIHISRKSWHTLLNTCFHIAMTTAIYAGGIRLTSYPVVCQAVGIALHYSSLSTLLWIGVSARVIYKEAVWRLPRQLEGESPAPPTQRPMLRFYLIAGGVPLIICGITAAVNVNNYGDNSPYCWLVWRPSLGSFFVPAGLAVLVTWIYFLFTVFRLRHRVAKECTGTTLSSPVTESQPALAGSTSLLSTDSVVGPMNPVVAPEDQYSLKTRFLVLVATHFLYVALWCCGAMAMWLTEHTSLLFSCLYGMAATILGIFLVVHHCFRRMDVQASWLACCPGYRRSHPMSTYTHTCTTGSGVQTSEQGSQLFINCRPPADSHNSSSARSSSTPSGISSVGPGPCKLTNLLQVAQDNPNNQSAPCAPAGNNTSTSTDNITKPTNNTMPTNNSVAPVHPQRRKVSSRTKQGSSQYHHRSEGRGHYRLKALRTAAGGGSLGALGPTGLEHLNSSHGVYKQATSENGSIHHSLSENQASPLTNGKRVGESVATSPSEGSDGGSSGSRKPFPLLPSMASRVAMHGAQRRCASRDNLKLAAAAERETKRCSYPLNSATTTVPGAAAPNGNLKNSVLELEQDMSGTDQSLSSVGMKSGLWKSETTV